In Monomorium pharaonis isolate MP-MQ-018 chromosome 3, ASM1337386v2, whole genome shotgun sequence, a genomic segment contains:
- the LOC105831645 gene encoding serine-rich adhesin for platelets isoform X2 has translation MTFILDATTLVSTAINMVDLTRSIKNSAKISYYPKIVKCESQAKDRGNEQDTQSSKDTVHDSKQRNLQDKQHRTSLPDLHHRYLVETITMTTVTERRIVREISEKEGKDCFGKSDTDKDKSVYDAPKDNGFNPALCLGTGGLMSIVHENATQFTTRCNDSDITEDRDGNANAKNSTDNDKKVATMEAERINDQTTSGEQSREQDAKELSLVFKLGNMSLASNSLKPNSAVRQLFPNPKFISPPPSKTSSSCPEHSEDEAEKFLITAESLRLFDVVKKSTIPSSSYESPECESSSIKRSIERNTLRRSLIGKYNMITRKKNLQPKNLSLEERIRQLTCVDQDDENLDTTDSSDNTNSASDAKYGGDLSIRTSPLGEERPMYESLPASMASSTETTAILTMVSARSNSITAATTTTGATTVNVMAPANMHGHNNTILTDNPPNQSTYKKITDLFAHKKNIQSNLPDLGIGPGGKNLLVKECQSKNPLTKMNSDVRKQLLASLAPLSCVTINNSDNQDDYYRNDSRMLISSNRESISCNSDSSYSLDDIEAALNGEDRKHAGQPDVTRCTPIGNRPDIGDNTADELLAFVEQDKLRMERIKRRYNEPEERYEFINGYHSEDKAVNTLSEIYDGKNVKNHDNKEPQADNEEEDDDDELNDYGFNRRPSVTGIKQQYEATNEVIHRARSCTGATNDTRSDSMWPMYCDVNGDKIDAKSLLITDGGDEAISIPAEAYTMMGSFERDTNTINRINTMQKQIDDIYQTIAESTAVTANIHGISEHTTYLENAIPRQFVRTPSSDSTAHLYAEHRNGNHYFQEQQQLSSTRMLRIAGGSSGGTGGNDDITGAIYTNTLSKMQRRNPPVTIANYHCNVLPGGTVPTINTKCYRTMYFVPYSGMSDPTYQNIQRILPPHSSPNYASHIERYPYPRLNKTNQQQAYYNANRSASSHSNLNTPTLIPPSSPPPPSLASSVSSPNSIPLQSAQQALHLHIHPHQTEDFRSPNIAFSPVPHSTMYPMQFHHQHQHQHQHQHQHQHQHHHGEMASYRVPIAMQQSPPSYTVIAPSRCIPASNQDGYPLYPAQVTRNTGNPGTVATATAVSTDVQTQTISIAAASSFSSSSSSSSSSSSSSSSSASASALSSSSSSSSTSTTAPASLKCTGITNNNKSCEPILVTSYGGSNAQSASGSVTPLTCPTSTTTVTAVTGSSATVMQIPHAINTCTVTERGVPEGAASMPTQDFPQSTLGPVNSAPHVLLMSNSYVDPNASLMSAQTNTPNTVYYAMNV, from the exons ATGACATTTATATTAGACGCCACAACTCTGGTTTCCACAGCTATTAATATGGTAGATTTAACGCGCAGTATCAAGAATTCCGCAAAGATTTCGTATTATCCAAAGATCGTTA AATGTGAATCGCAAGCGAAGGATCGTGGGAATGAACAGGATACACAGAGCAGCAAGGACACTGTGCATGACAGTAAGCAAAGGAATTTGCAAGATAAACAGCATCGAACGTCTCTCCCTG atCTACACCATCGTTATCTCGTGGAAACAATAACAATGACAACTGTCACGGAGCGACGCATCGTGCGGGAAATTAGCGAGAAGGAGGGAAAGGATTGCTTCGGGAAATCTGATACGGATAAAGACAAAAGCGTTTACGATGCTCCAAAGGATAACGGGTTTAATCCAGCGCTTTGTTTGGGAACAGGCGGTCTGATGTCAATCGTTCACGAGAATGCGACGCAGTTTACCACACGGTGTAACGACTCGGACATCACAGAGGATCGTGACGGTAATGCAAACGCCAAAAATTCGACGGACAACGACAAAAAAGTGGCAACGATGGAAGCGGAACGCATCAACGATCAAACGACATCGGGCGAACAGTCGCGCGAACAGGACGCGAAAGAGCTGTCCCTCGTTTTCAAACTAGGCAACATGTCCCTCGCCAGTAATAGCCTGAAGCCGAATTCCGCAGTGAGACAACTTTTTCCCAACCCGAAGTTCATCTCACCACCGCCGTCCAAAACGAGCTCGAGCTGCCCGGAACACTCTGAGGACGAAGCGGAGAAGTTTCTGATTACCGCCGAGAGTCTGCGGCTGTTCGACGTGGTTAAGAAGTCGACGATTCCCAGTAGTTCATATGAATCGCCAGAGTGTGAGTCCAGCTCAATCAAAAGATCCATCGAGCGGAACACCTTGCGGCGAAGTTTGATTGGTAAATACAACATGATAACGCGCAAGAAGAATCTGCAACCCAAAAATCTATCGCTAGAGGAACGAATCAGACAACTCACGTGCGTCGATCAAGACGACGAAAACTTGGACACGACCGACAGCTCTGACAATACAAATTCCGCAAGTGATGCCAAGTATGGTGGTGATCTTTCTATACGAACATCGCCATTGGGTGAGGAACGGCCTATGTATGAGTCATTGCCGGCAAGTATGGCCTCATCGACAGAAACTACTGCCATTTTAACAATGGTGTCGGCGAGGTCAAACTCCATCACGGCGGCAACAACAACGACGGGAGCAACAACAGTGAACGTGATGGCACCTGCGAACATGCATGgacataataatacaatattgacGGATAATCCGCCGAATCAATCCACCTATAAGAAGATTACGGATCTGTTTGCGCACAAGAAGAACATCCAATCGAATCTACCTGATCTTGGGATAGGCCCGGGCGGGAAAAATCTTCTCGTCAAGGAGTGCCAATCAAAAAATCCGTTGACGAAGATGAATTCGGATGTGCGAAAGCAATTATTGGCGAGTCTGGCGCCGCTATCCTGTGTCACAATCAACAACTCCGACAACCAGGATGACTATTACCGAAATGATTCCAGGATGTTAATATCCTCAAACCGTGAGTCGATAAGTTGCAACTCAGATTCATCATACAGCTTAGATGACATAGAAGCGGCTCTAAATGGTGAGGATAGGAAGCATGCCGGTCAACCGGATGTGACGAGATGCACGCCGATAGGTAACAGGCCTGACATCGGTGACAATACCGCCGACGAGTTGCTCGCATTCGTCGAGCAGGACAAGTTGAGGATGGAACGAATAAAACGCCGCTATAATGAGCCGGAAGAGCGTTATGAGTTCATTAACGGCTATCATTCCGAGGACAAGGCCGTGAATACTTTGTCTGAGATTTACGATGGTAAGAACGTCAAGAATCATGATAACAAGGAGCCGCAGGCAGATAATGAGGAAGAAGACGACGATGATGAACTCAATGATTATGGATTCAATCGACGACCATCAGTGACGGGTATTAAACAACAGTACGAGGCTACCAATGAAGTCATCCATCGGGCACGATCTTGTACTGGTGCGACTAATGATACAAGATCCGACTCAATGTGGCCAATGTATTGCGATGTGAACGGCGACAAGATCGATGCAAAATCTCTGTTGATCACTGATGGAGGGGACGAGGCCATCTCCATACCCGCAGAAGCATACACTATGATGGGGAGTTTCGAACGAGATACGAACACAATCAATCGTATAAATACAATGCAGAAACAGATTGATGATATATATCAGACTATCGCCGAGAGTACAGCAGTAACAGCAAACATCCACGGTATTTCTGAACATACAACTTATCTGGAGAACGCGATACCGCGACAGTTCGTCAGAACCCCATCCAGCGACAGCACCGCGCACTTGTACGCCGAGCACAGAAATGGTAATCACTACTTCCAGGAGCAACAGCAGCTGTCGAGTACGCGTATGCTGCGTATCGCAGGTGGTAGTAGCGGTGGAACCGGCGGTAATGACGACATTACGGGTGCGATATATACCAATACTCTGTCGAAAATGCAACGTCGCAACCCGCCGGTGACAATTGCGAATTACCATTGCAACGTGCTGCCTGGCGGTACTGTGCCCACCATCAATACTAAGTGTTATCGCACCATGTACTTTGTGCCATACAGTGGCATGTCTGACCCTACGTATCAGAATATACAACGCATTTTGCCACCGCACTCCTCTCCAAACTATGCCAGTCACATCGAACGATATCCGTATCCCCGTCTGAACAAGACCAATCAGCAACAGGCGTATTATAACGCGAATCGTTCCGCCTCATCGCATTCCAATTTAAATACGCCAACACTCATCCCGCCCTCGTCTCCGCCACCGCCGTCACTCGCATCCTCCGTCTCCAGCCCGAATTCGATACCGTTGCAGAGTGCTCAGCAAGCCTTGCACTTGCATATACATCCCCATCAGACTGAAGATTTCCGATCGCCTAACATCGCGTTTTCTCCTGTGCCTCATTCGACAATGTATCCAATGCAATTCCATCATCAACATCAGCATCAGCATCAGCATCAACATCAGCATCAGCACCAGCATCATCACGGCGAGATGGCATCATACCGTGTCCCAATAGCGATGCAGCAATCGCCACCCTCATACACGGTAATAGCGCCTTCAAGATGCATTCCGGCGAGTAACCAAGATGGTTATCCGTTATATCCAGCACAGGTGACACGCAATACCGGTAACCCCGGTACTGTCGCGACTGCCACAGCTGTTTCTACGGACGTACAAACACAAACGATTTCCATCGCGGCCGCCTCATCGTTCTCATCATCGTCATCTTCGTCATCCTcctcgtcgtcctcgtcgtcgtcctcggcATCTGCGTCCGCATTGTCTTCATCGTCCTCATCTTCGTCCACGTCGACGACCGCTCCTGCTTCCCTAAAATGCACCGGAATAACTAATAACAACAAGAGCTGTGAACCGATTTTGGTAACATCTTATGGTGGCAGTAATGCGCAATCCGCATCGGGGAGTGTTACTCCGCTCACATGTCCGACGTCAACGACGACCGTGACGGCCGTCACTGGATCTTCGGCGACGGTAATGCAAATACCACACGCCATCAACACGTGCACGGTAACGGAACGCGGAGTTCCCGAAGGTGCCGCCAGCATGCCTACTCAGGACTTTCCGCAATCAACACTTGGCCCGGTAAACTCAGCGCCGCACGTTTTGTTGATGTCCAATTCTTATGTCGATCCTAATGCCAGTCTCATGTCCGCCCAGACCAATACTCCGAACACGGTGTACTACGCCATGAACGTCTGA
- the LOC105831645 gene encoding serine-rich adhesin for platelets isoform X1, with product MKEHGNKQHPAAEPAAKTLKSLLKKPGQTKAKSQKHRVVINEKLNEFFAADYIILIKEECCADYEEDCDCCYQEHEFMRLGNCKECRAELNLHFSTGNGRYDEMARGVEQALCENTMRDHCGGGPRGKSQQGREDAQMEEEEEDEEEADDGEEEEYEEEEREEEEEDEEENVDGKVVEKMVSAAAATAATSVEGKNANERGNVDAEEATKGRWPKEMAANSQEESGTVVPPSPPRHDQQQQQQQQQQETLSPPEGYKDVCSNNEITNETEQRGRASTTTCTECNYYQQQAAECESQAKDRGNEQDTQSSKDTVHDSKQRNLQDKQHRTSLPDLHHRYLVETITMTTVTERRIVREISEKEGKDCFGKSDTDKDKSVYDAPKDNGFNPALCLGTGGLMSIVHENATQFTTRCNDSDITEDRDGNANAKNSTDNDKKVATMEAERINDQTTSGEQSREQDAKELSLVFKLGNMSLASNSLKPNSAVRQLFPNPKFISPPPSKTSSSCPEHSEDEAEKFLITAESLRLFDVVKKSTIPSSSYESPECESSSIKRSIERNTLRRSLIGKYNMITRKKNLQPKNLSLEERIRQLTCVDQDDENLDTTDSSDNTNSASDAKYGGDLSIRTSPLGEERPMYESLPASMASSTETTAILTMVSARSNSITAATTTTGATTVNVMAPANMHGHNNTILTDNPPNQSTYKKITDLFAHKKNIQSNLPDLGIGPGGKNLLVKECQSKNPLTKMNSDVRKQLLASLAPLSCVTINNSDNQDDYYRNDSRMLISSNRESISCNSDSSYSLDDIEAALNGEDRKHAGQPDVTRCTPIGNRPDIGDNTADELLAFVEQDKLRMERIKRRYNEPEERYEFINGYHSEDKAVNTLSEIYDGKNVKNHDNKEPQADNEEEDDDDELNDYGFNRRPSVTGIKQQYEATNEVIHRARSCTGATNDTRSDSMWPMYCDVNGDKIDAKSLLITDGGDEAISIPAEAYTMMGSFERDTNTINRINTMQKQIDDIYQTIAESTAVTANIHGISEHTTYLENAIPRQFVRTPSSDSTAHLYAEHRNGNHYFQEQQQLSSTRMLRIAGGSSGGTGGNDDITGAIYTNTLSKMQRRNPPVTIANYHCNVLPGGTVPTINTKCYRTMYFVPYSGMSDPTYQNIQRILPPHSSPNYASHIERYPYPRLNKTNQQQAYYNANRSASSHSNLNTPTLIPPSSPPPPSLASSVSSPNSIPLQSAQQALHLHIHPHQTEDFRSPNIAFSPVPHSTMYPMQFHHQHQHQHQHQHQHQHQHHHGEMASYRVPIAMQQSPPSYTVIAPSRCIPASNQDGYPLYPAQVTRNTGNPGTVATATAVSTDVQTQTISIAAASSFSSSSSSSSSSSSSSSSSASASALSSSSSSSSTSTTAPASLKCTGITNNNKSCEPILVTSYGGSNAQSASGSVTPLTCPTSTTTVTAVTGSSATVMQIPHAINTCTVTERGVPEGAASMPTQDFPQSTLGPVNSAPHVLLMSNSYVDPNASLMSAQTNTPNTVYYAMNV from the exons ATGAAGGAACACGGTAACAAACAACATCCGGCGGCGGAACCGGCGGCAAAGACGCTCAAGTCGCTACTGAAGAAGCCGGGCCAGACTAAAGCGAAGTCGCAAAAACATCGCGTGGTGATTAACGAGAAGTTGAACGAGTTCTTCGCGGCGGACTACATTATACTAATTAAGGAGGAGTGTTGCGCGGATTATGAGGAGGATTGCGACTGCTGCTACCAAGAGCACGAGTTTATGCGGCTGGGCAATTGTAAGGAGTGTCGGGCGGAATTGAACCTGCACTTCAGCACCGGCAACGGCAGATACGATGAAATGGCGAGGGGTGTGGAGCAAGCGCTCTGCGAGAATACCATGCGAGATCACTGCGGTGGCGGACCGCGTGGAAAGAGTCAGCAGGGTCGAGAGGACGCGCAAatggaagaggaggaggaggacgaggAGGAGGCGGATGACGGCGAGGAAGAAGAGTACGAGGAGGAGGAgcgggaggaggaggaggaggacgaaGAGGAGAACGTCGACGGGAAGGTGGTGGAGAAGATGGTGTCGGCGgccgcggcgacggcggccaCGTCGGTGGAAGGGAAGAATGCGAATGAGCGAGGGAACGTGGACGCGGAGGAAGCGACGAAGGGACGTTGGCCGAAGGAGATGGCCGCGAATTCCCAGGAGGAGAGCGGAACCGTGGttccgccgtcgccgccgcggcACGaccagcagcaacagcaacagcaacagcaacaggaAACGCTCAGCCCGCCAGAGGGTTACAAAGACGTGTGCTCGAACAACGAGATCACTAACGAGACAGAGCAACGTGGACGCGCGTCAACTACGACGTGCACGGAGTGCAATTACTACCAGCAACAGGCAGCGG AATGTGAATCGCAAGCGAAGGATCGTGGGAATGAACAGGATACACAGAGCAGCAAGGACACTGTGCATGACAGTAAGCAAAGGAATTTGCAAGATAAACAGCATCGAACGTCTCTCCCTG atCTACACCATCGTTATCTCGTGGAAACAATAACAATGACAACTGTCACGGAGCGACGCATCGTGCGGGAAATTAGCGAGAAGGAGGGAAAGGATTGCTTCGGGAAATCTGATACGGATAAAGACAAAAGCGTTTACGATGCTCCAAAGGATAACGGGTTTAATCCAGCGCTTTGTTTGGGAACAGGCGGTCTGATGTCAATCGTTCACGAGAATGCGACGCAGTTTACCACACGGTGTAACGACTCGGACATCACAGAGGATCGTGACGGTAATGCAAACGCCAAAAATTCGACGGACAACGACAAAAAAGTGGCAACGATGGAAGCGGAACGCATCAACGATCAAACGACATCGGGCGAACAGTCGCGCGAACAGGACGCGAAAGAGCTGTCCCTCGTTTTCAAACTAGGCAACATGTCCCTCGCCAGTAATAGCCTGAAGCCGAATTCCGCAGTGAGACAACTTTTTCCCAACCCGAAGTTCATCTCACCACCGCCGTCCAAAACGAGCTCGAGCTGCCCGGAACACTCTGAGGACGAAGCGGAGAAGTTTCTGATTACCGCCGAGAGTCTGCGGCTGTTCGACGTGGTTAAGAAGTCGACGATTCCCAGTAGTTCATATGAATCGCCAGAGTGTGAGTCCAGCTCAATCAAAAGATCCATCGAGCGGAACACCTTGCGGCGAAGTTTGATTGGTAAATACAACATGATAACGCGCAAGAAGAATCTGCAACCCAAAAATCTATCGCTAGAGGAACGAATCAGACAACTCACGTGCGTCGATCAAGACGACGAAAACTTGGACACGACCGACAGCTCTGACAATACAAATTCCGCAAGTGATGCCAAGTATGGTGGTGATCTTTCTATACGAACATCGCCATTGGGTGAGGAACGGCCTATGTATGAGTCATTGCCGGCAAGTATGGCCTCATCGACAGAAACTACTGCCATTTTAACAATGGTGTCGGCGAGGTCAAACTCCATCACGGCGGCAACAACAACGACGGGAGCAACAACAGTGAACGTGATGGCACCTGCGAACATGCATGgacataataatacaatattgacGGATAATCCGCCGAATCAATCCACCTATAAGAAGATTACGGATCTGTTTGCGCACAAGAAGAACATCCAATCGAATCTACCTGATCTTGGGATAGGCCCGGGCGGGAAAAATCTTCTCGTCAAGGAGTGCCAATCAAAAAATCCGTTGACGAAGATGAATTCGGATGTGCGAAAGCAATTATTGGCGAGTCTGGCGCCGCTATCCTGTGTCACAATCAACAACTCCGACAACCAGGATGACTATTACCGAAATGATTCCAGGATGTTAATATCCTCAAACCGTGAGTCGATAAGTTGCAACTCAGATTCATCATACAGCTTAGATGACATAGAAGCGGCTCTAAATGGTGAGGATAGGAAGCATGCCGGTCAACCGGATGTGACGAGATGCACGCCGATAGGTAACAGGCCTGACATCGGTGACAATACCGCCGACGAGTTGCTCGCATTCGTCGAGCAGGACAAGTTGAGGATGGAACGAATAAAACGCCGCTATAATGAGCCGGAAGAGCGTTATGAGTTCATTAACGGCTATCATTCCGAGGACAAGGCCGTGAATACTTTGTCTGAGATTTACGATGGTAAGAACGTCAAGAATCATGATAACAAGGAGCCGCAGGCAGATAATGAGGAAGAAGACGACGATGATGAACTCAATGATTATGGATTCAATCGACGACCATCAGTGACGGGTATTAAACAACAGTACGAGGCTACCAATGAAGTCATCCATCGGGCACGATCTTGTACTGGTGCGACTAATGATACAAGATCCGACTCAATGTGGCCAATGTATTGCGATGTGAACGGCGACAAGATCGATGCAAAATCTCTGTTGATCACTGATGGAGGGGACGAGGCCATCTCCATACCCGCAGAAGCATACACTATGATGGGGAGTTTCGAACGAGATACGAACACAATCAATCGTATAAATACAATGCAGAAACAGATTGATGATATATATCAGACTATCGCCGAGAGTACAGCAGTAACAGCAAACATCCACGGTATTTCTGAACATACAACTTATCTGGAGAACGCGATACCGCGACAGTTCGTCAGAACCCCATCCAGCGACAGCACCGCGCACTTGTACGCCGAGCACAGAAATGGTAATCACTACTTCCAGGAGCAACAGCAGCTGTCGAGTACGCGTATGCTGCGTATCGCAGGTGGTAGTAGCGGTGGAACCGGCGGTAATGACGACATTACGGGTGCGATATATACCAATACTCTGTCGAAAATGCAACGTCGCAACCCGCCGGTGACAATTGCGAATTACCATTGCAACGTGCTGCCTGGCGGTACTGTGCCCACCATCAATACTAAGTGTTATCGCACCATGTACTTTGTGCCATACAGTGGCATGTCTGACCCTACGTATCAGAATATACAACGCATTTTGCCACCGCACTCCTCTCCAAACTATGCCAGTCACATCGAACGATATCCGTATCCCCGTCTGAACAAGACCAATCAGCAACAGGCGTATTATAACGCGAATCGTTCCGCCTCATCGCATTCCAATTTAAATACGCCAACACTCATCCCGCCCTCGTCTCCGCCACCGCCGTCACTCGCATCCTCCGTCTCCAGCCCGAATTCGATACCGTTGCAGAGTGCTCAGCAAGCCTTGCACTTGCATATACATCCCCATCAGACTGAAGATTTCCGATCGCCTAACATCGCGTTTTCTCCTGTGCCTCATTCGACAATGTATCCAATGCAATTCCATCATCAACATCAGCATCAGCATCAGCATCAACATCAGCATCAGCACCAGCATCATCACGGCGAGATGGCATCATACCGTGTCCCAATAGCGATGCAGCAATCGCCACCCTCATACACGGTAATAGCGCCTTCAAGATGCATTCCGGCGAGTAACCAAGATGGTTATCCGTTATATCCAGCACAGGTGACACGCAATACCGGTAACCCCGGTACTGTCGCGACTGCCACAGCTGTTTCTACGGACGTACAAACACAAACGATTTCCATCGCGGCCGCCTCATCGTTCTCATCATCGTCATCTTCGTCATCCTcctcgtcgtcctcgtcgtcgtcctcggcATCTGCGTCCGCATTGTCTTCATCGTCCTCATCTTCGTCCACGTCGACGACCGCTCCTGCTTCCCTAAAATGCACCGGAATAACTAATAACAACAAGAGCTGTGAACCGATTTTGGTAACATCTTATGGTGGCAGTAATGCGCAATCCGCATCGGGGAGTGTTACTCCGCTCACATGTCCGACGTCAACGACGACCGTGACGGCCGTCACTGGATCTTCGGCGACGGTAATGCAAATACCACACGCCATCAACACGTGCACGGTAACGGAACGCGGAGTTCCCGAAGGTGCCGCCAGCATGCCTACTCAGGACTTTCCGCAATCAACACTTGGCCCGGTAAACTCAGCGCCGCACGTTTTGTTGATGTCCAATTCTTATGTCGATCCTAATGCCAGTCTCATGTCCGCCCAGACCAATACTCCGAACACGGTGTACTACGCCATGAACGTCTGA